From the Candidatus Kaelpia aquatica genome, the window GCGGGCTTTTAAAACAACTGGTTATATTTTTACTACATTGATAGCACTTGGACCTTTTGCACCATCTTCGATTTCAAATTCGACAGGTTGACCTTCATCAAGTGAAGCATAGCCTGAACCCTGGATTGAGCTATGATGCACGAATACATCCTTGCCTTCTTCTGGAGTAATAAATCC encodes:
- a CDS encoding cold shock domain-containing protein; translated protein: GFITPEEGKDVFVHHSSIQGSGYASLDEGQPVEFEIEDGAKGPSAINVVKI